In one window of Thermodesulfobacteriota bacterium DNA:
- a CDS encoding KUP/HAK/KT family potassium transporter, producing MRSILKSLGIVFGDIGTSPIYTITVVFLLLEPTYENVRGVLSLVVWTLITLVTIQYAWLAMSLSKRGEGGDIVLREILLPYLKGGRKIAIVTILAYIGISLLIGDGVITPAISILSAVEGSLLLPGFENLSRTGLVVIAAFIAFGLFYFQSRGTERVAFAFGPIMVLWFGSLAVSGITAIIDQPSVLWAVNPYYGVELVARNGIAGFIILSEVILCATGGEAMYADMGHLGRIPIIKAWFFVFLVLVANYLGQGAFLLSNPDAKYVLFEMILSQAQFLYIPFLLLSIAAAIIASQAMISGIFSIVYQAITTHAMPLFRVDYTSQKIKSQIYIPFANWFLLVLVIFVMFEFRETSNLAIVYGVAVTGSMTVTGTLMSMIFYKKKSYFKMATAVFVTGIVLVYLFSITFKIPHGGYWSIIIALLPLSLILVYTNGQKRLYKAMKPLNLEAFLIGYNQIYKALPKIGGTALFFAKESKVIAPYIVHTIFKNNIIYEDNILVSLIRAEKPFGVEYQFKEDLAPGLRVFELRLGYMEVVDVEAILKEAGINEKTIFYGLEEITTSNFIWMIFSVIKKLTPSFLVFYKLPANKLHGVITRVEM from the coding sequence ATGAGAAGCATACTTAAATCCCTCGGCATAGTCTTCGGCGACATAGGCACCAGCCCGATCTACACAATCACAGTCGTATTCCTGCTCCTTGAGCCCACCTACGAGAATGTAAGAGGCGTGCTCTCGCTCGTCGTCTGGACGCTCATCACGCTCGTGACCATACAGTACGCTTGGCTCGCGATGAGCCTCAGCAAGAGGGGCGAAGGCGGCGACATAGTCCTGAGGGAAATACTCCTCCCGTACCTTAAAGGCGGGAGGAAGATAGCCATTGTCACTATACTGGCCTATATAGGCATATCCCTTCTCATAGGAGACGGGGTGATCACCCCGGCGATATCCATCCTGAGCGCGGTCGAGGGTTCGCTTCTCCTCCCCGGCTTCGAGAACCTCAGCAGGACAGGGCTGGTCGTCATTGCCGCCTTCATAGCTTTCGGGCTCTTCTATTTCCAGAGTCGGGGGACCGAGCGGGTCGCCTTTGCCTTCGGACCGATAATGGTCCTTTGGTTCGGTTCGCTGGCCGTCTCCGGGATAACGGCGATTATAGATCAGCCCTCGGTCCTTTGGGCCGTAAACCCGTATTACGGGGTTGAGCTTGTCGCCAGGAACGGCATAGCCGGGTTCATCATCCTCTCGGAGGTGATACTCTGCGCTACAGGCGGCGAGGCCATGTACGCCGACATGGGCCACCTCGGCAGGATCCCCATAATCAAGGCCTGGTTCTTCGTGTTCCTGGTGCTCGTGGCCAATTACCTCGGCCAGGGCGCCTTCCTCTTGAGCAACCCTGATGCCAAATACGTGCTCTTCGAGATGATTCTCAGCCAGGCGCAGTTTTTGTACATACCGTTCCTGCTATTGAGCATAGCTGCGGCTATCATCGCGTCGCAGGCCATGATAAGCGGAATTTTCTCGATCGTATACCAGGCAATAACCACGCACGCCATGCCGCTGTTCAGGGTGGACTATACGTCCCAGAAGATCAAGAGCCAGATATACATACCCTTCGCAAACTGGTTCCTGCTTGTGCTTGTCATCTTCGTTATGTTCGAGTTCAGGGAAACGAGCAATCTGGCAATTGTCTACGGCGTCGCGGTGACCGGGTCCATGACCGTCACGGGCACGCTCATGAGCATGATCTTCTACAAGAAAAAATCCTACTTCAAAATGGCCACGGCAGTATTTGTGACCGGTATCGTGCTCGTATATCTCTTCTCCATCACATTCAAGATACCCCACGGCGGGTACTGGTCCATAATCATAGCGCTCCTGCCGCTGAGCCTCATACTCGTCTACACGAACGGGCAGAAGAGGCTCTATAAGGCCATGAAGCCCCTGAACCTGGAGGCCTTCCTCATCGGCTACAACCAGATATACAAGGCGTTGCCCAAGATCGGCGGCACGGCCCTGTTCTTCGCCAAGGAATCGAAGGTGATAGCGCCGTACATAGTCCACACCATCTTCAAGAACAACATTATCTACGAGGACAACATCCTCGTCTCGCTCATAAGGGCGGAGAAGCCTTTCGGCGTGGAATATCAGTTCAAGGAAGACCTCGCCCCGGGCCTCCGGGTATTCGAGCTCAGGCTCGGCTACATGGAGGTGGTGGACGTGGAGGCCATATTGAAGGAGGCCGGAATAAACGAGAAGACCATATTCTACGGCCTCGAGGAGATAACCACCTCCAATTTCATATGGATGATATTCTCCGTCATAAAGAAGCTCACCCCCTCTTTCCTGGTATTCTATAAGCTCCCCGCAAACAAGCTCCACGGCGTCATAACCCGCGTCGAGATGTAG
- the carB gene encoding carbamoyl-phosphate synthase large subunit — MPKRTDIKKILIIGSGPIVIGQACEFDYSGTQACKALKEDGYEVVLVNSNPATIMTDPTLADRTYIEPITPEMVEKIIERERPDALLPTMGGQTALNVSVKLAESGVLDKYGVEMIGAKLPAIKKAEDRELFKQAMQKIGLEVPKSGTARDFHEALAIMEGMDFPAIIRPSFTLGGMGGGIAYNMEEYETMARFGLDCSPVSEILVEESVIGWKEFELEVMRDCNDNVVIICSIENFDPMGVHTGDSITVAPAQTLTDKEYQALRDASLKIIREIGVDTGGSNIQFSVNPENGKIYIIEMNPRVSRSSALASKATGFPIAKMAAKLAVGYSLDEIPNDITKKTPASFEPTIDYVVVKIPRFAFEKFQKADQTLTTQMKSVGEAMAMGRTFKEALQKAMRSLETGNHGFDRVVRKTRPEPVFRPTEAELDAIKAMLKTPRAERLWYIAEALRAGLHVDDVHALTGIDRWFLNNIREIIEIEEGVFWQGKQGQLSKEILRKAKEAGFSDRMLASLSGIDEAGIRKTLKEAGVRPVFKTVDTCAAEFEAYTPYLYSSYERPFFNISSGTEEKLACEAAPTDRKKVMILGSGPNRIGQGIEFDYCCVHASFALREEGIESIMVNCNPETVSTDYDTSDRLYFEPLTFEDVMAIVEREKPMGVIVQLGGQTPLKLSVPLEKAGVRILGTSSDSIDMAEDRERFDRLLDKLDLKRPASGIARSIDEAVSVAGAVGYPVMVRPSYVLGGRAMETVYDEMSLMDYMSRAVEASPEHPVLIDRFLQNAVEVDVDCISDGETVVVAGVMEHIEEAGVHSGDSACSIPPYSLGTGILDEIREQSVRLAKELKVIGLMNVQYAVKDGEVYVLEVNPRASRTIPFVSKAIGVPLAKLATKLMTGMTLKELGFTSEVQPSYTSVKEAVFPFIKFPGVDILLGPEMKSTGEVMGISRDFGGAFAKAQIAAGNRLPLSGTVFISVRDADKPDIAGVARSLKESGFHIIATGGTARFLLAEGVEVETVLKVTEGRPNIVDLIKSKKVDMVINTSFGAKSVADSYSIRRSSIELGLPHVTTVAGARAAAQGIKAMLKGGLEVKALQEYHQELKPLLKITAEIPGPA; from the coding sequence TTGCCTAAAAGAACCGACATCAAAAAGATACTCATAATCGGCTCGGGGCCGATAGTAATAGGACAGGCTTGCGAGTTCGACTACTCCGGCACACAGGCATGCAAGGCCTTGAAGGAGGACGGCTACGAGGTGGTGCTGGTGAATTCCAACCCCGCCACCATCATGACCGACCCCACGCTCGCCGACAGGACCTACATAGAGCCCATAACCCCGGAGATGGTCGAGAAGATAATTGAGAGGGAAAGGCCTGACGCGCTCCTTCCGACAATGGGCGGGCAGACGGCCTTGAACGTCTCGGTTAAGCTTGCCGAGAGCGGAGTGCTCGACAAGTACGGCGTCGAGATGATAGGCGCGAAGCTCCCGGCCATAAAGAAGGCCGAGGACAGGGAGCTATTCAAGCAGGCAATGCAGAAGATAGGCCTTGAAGTGCCTAAGAGCGGGACCGCAAGGGACTTTCATGAGGCGCTCGCCATAATGGAGGGCATGGACTTCCCGGCCATAATAAGGCCCTCCTTTACGCTCGGCGGCATGGGCGGCGGCATTGCCTATAACATGGAAGAGTACGAGACGATGGCGAGGTTCGGGCTCGATTGCAGCCCGGTGAGCGAAATACTCGTAGAGGAGTCGGTCATCGGCTGGAAGGAGTTCGAGCTCGAGGTGATGAGGGACTGTAACGACAACGTCGTCATCATCTGCTCCATAGAGAACTTCGACCCCATGGGCGTCCATACAGGGGATTCCATTACCGTAGCCCCGGCGCAGACCCTCACCGACAAGGAATACCAGGCGTTGAGGGACGCATCCCTCAAGATAATCCGCGAGATAGGCGTCGATACGGGCGGGTCGAACATACAGTTCTCCGTAAACCCTGAGAACGGAAAAATATACATCATCGAGATGAACCCGAGGGTTTCGAGGTCGTCGGCCCTGGCGAGCAAGGCCACGGGCTTCCCCATAGCGAAGATGGCCGCCAAGCTCGCGGTCGGCTATTCCCTCGACGAGATACCTAACGACATAACGAAGAAGACGCCTGCGTCCTTCGAGCCCACCATAGACTATGTCGTAGTAAAGATACCCAGGTTCGCCTTCGAGAAGTTCCAGAAGGCCGACCAGACGCTTACGACCCAGATGAAGTCCGTGGGCGAGGCAATGGCAATGGGGAGGACCTTCAAGGAGGCGCTCCAGAAGGCAATGCGCTCGCTTGAGACCGGGAACCACGGCTTCGACAGGGTTGTCCGTAAGACCAGGCCCGAGCCCGTATTCAGGCCGACCGAGGCAGAGCTCGACGCCATAAAAGCCATGCTCAAGACGCCGAGGGCCGAGAGGCTATGGTACATAGCCGAGGCATTGAGGGCCGGGCTCCACGTGGACGACGTGCACGCGCTCACGGGCATAGACAGGTGGTTCCTCAATAACATCAGGGAAATAATCGAGATAGAGGAAGGGGTCTTCTGGCAGGGAAAACAGGGGCAGCTTTCAAAAGAGATACTAAGGAAGGCGAAGGAGGCGGGCTTCTCCGACAGGATGCTCGCGTCTCTTTCCGGCATTGACGAGGCCGGTATAAGGAAGACGCTCAAGGAAGCAGGGGTCAGACCAGTATTCAAGACGGTCGACACCTGCGCCGCCGAGTTCGAGGCGTACACTCCCTATCTATACTCATCCTATGAGAGGCCTTTTTTCAATATTTCGTCGGGCACTGAGGAAAAGCTCGCGTGCGAGGCAGCGCCGACGGACAGGAAAAAGGTAATGATACTCGGGAGCGGGCCGAACAGGATAGGGCAGGGCATAGAATTCGACTACTGCTGCGTGCACGCGAGCTTCGCGCTCCGCGAGGAGGGCATAGAGTCGATAATGGTCAACTGCAACCCCGAGACCGTATCGACCGACTACGACACCTCTGACAGGCTCTACTTCGAGCCCTTGACATTCGAGGACGTCATGGCCATAGTCGAGAGGGAAAAGCCAATGGGCGTCATAGTCCAGCTCGGCGGGCAGACGCCCCTTAAGCTCTCGGTGCCTCTTGAGAAGGCCGGGGTCAGGATACTCGGCACCTCGTCGGATTCCATAGACATGGCAGAGGACAGGGAGCGGTTCGACAGGCTCCTCGACAAGCTCGATCTAAAGAGGCCGGCGAGCGGCATAGCGCGCTCCATAGACGAGGCAGTCTCGGTGGCTGGCGCGGTAGGCTACCCGGTGATGGTGCGCCCCTCTTATGTGCTTGGCGGCAGGGCAATGGAGACGGTCTACGACGAGATGAGCCTCATGGACTACATGTCGCGGGCGGTCGAGGCTTCCCCCGAGCACCCGGTATTGATAGACAGGTTCCTGCAGAACGCTGTCGAGGTGGACGTGGACTGCATAAGCGACGGAGAGACGGTCGTGGTCGCCGGAGTAATGGAGCACATAGAGGAGGCCGGGGTACACTCGGGCGACTCGGCCTGCTCAATCCCGCCGTACTCCCTCGGGACCGGCATACTCGACGAAATAAGGGAGCAGTCGGTCAGGCTTGCGAAGGAGCTTAAGGTAATAGGGCTCATGAACGTCCAGTATGCCGTGAAGGACGGCGAAGTCTACGTGCTTGAGGTAAACCCCAGGGCGTCGAGGACAATACCATTCGTCAGCAAGGCTATTGGCGTGCCTCTTGCGAAGCTCGCGACCAAGCTCATGACCGGGATGACCCTTAAGGAGCTCGGCTTCACATCCGAGGTGCAGCCTTCCTATACATCCGTAAAAGAGGCGGTATTCCCGTTCATAAAGTTCCCCGGCGTCGACATACTCCTCGGCCCGGAGATGAAATCCACCGGCGAGGTCATGGGCATTTCCCGCGACTTCGGCGGGGCCTTTGCCAAGGCGCAGATAGCCGCGGGGAACCGGCTGCCGCTATCAGGGACGGTCTTCATTAGTGTGCGCGACGCGGACAAGCCCGACATCGCCGGGGTGGCCCGGAGCCTCAAGGAATCGGGCTTCCACATAATCGCGACCGGAGGCACCGCAAGGTTTCTTTTGGCAGAGGGCGTCGAGGTCGAGACGGTCTTGAAGGTCACCGAGGGAAGGCCAAATATCGTGGACCTCATAAAGAGCAAAAAAGTTGACATGGTCATAAACACCTCCTTCGGCGCAAAGAGCGTGGCCGATTCGTACTCCATAAGGAGGTCGTCGATCGAGCTCGGGCTTCCGCACGTTACGACCGTCGCCGGCGCAAGGGCAGCCGCCCAGGGCATAAAGGCCATGCTAAAGGGAGGGCTTGAAGTCAAGGCGCTTCAGGAGTATCATCAGGAGCTTAAGCCGCTACTTAAGATAACGGCTGAAATCCCAGGCCCCGCCTGA
- the carA gene encoding glutamine-hydrolyzing carbamoyl-phosphate synthase small subunit, translated as MRKAYLALADGTVFEGTSFGADGEATGEVVFNTSLSGYQEVLTDPSYKGQMVVMTYTQQGNYGINPEDMESIRPWAEGFIVKDPCLYPSSWRSTESLMGYLMRNRIVGISGIDTRALTRIIRDKGAMQGVISTRDGDFARLVKRAKELPSLAGQDLAKEVTCREPYEWHGGLWELEKGGYPPVDKGEKKKFKVVAYDFGVKKNILRNLSAVGCAVTVVPASFPAEDALAMKPDGIFLSNGPGDPDAVTYAKETVGKLIGRKPIFGICLGHQILSLALGGSTYKLKFGHRGGNQPVMDLTTGKVEITSQNHGFAVDLDSLKGKAELTHINLNDKTCEGIALKDKPVFSVQYHPEASPGPHDSQYLFRRFVEMMERA; from the coding sequence TTGAGAAAGGCTTATCTTGCGCTCGCTGACGGCACGGTCTTCGAGGGCACGTCATTCGGCGCGGACGGAGAAGCGACAGGCGAGGTTGTGTTCAATACCTCGCTTTCCGGCTACCAGGAGGTTTTGACCGACCCCTCCTACAAGGGGCAGATGGTCGTAATGACCTACACGCAGCAGGGGAACTACGGCATAAACCCCGAGGACATGGAGTCAATCCGGCCCTGGGCAGAGGGCTTCATCGTAAAAGACCCCTGCCTATACCCGTCGAGCTGGCGCTCAACCGAAAGCCTCATGGGATACCTCATGAGGAACCGGATAGTCGGCATATCGGGCATAGACACAAGGGCACTTACCAGGATAATCAGGGACAAGGGCGCAATGCAGGGGGTCATCTCCACGAGGGACGGCGATTTTGCCAGGCTCGTAAAAAGGGCTAAGGAGCTTCCGTCCCTGGCCGGGCAGGACCTCGCAAAAGAGGTCACCTGCCGGGAGCCTTACGAATGGCACGGCGGCCTCTGGGAGCTTGAGAAAGGCGGATACCCTCCGGTAGACAAGGGAGAAAAGAAGAAGTTCAAGGTAGTAGCCTACGATTTCGGCGTTAAGAAGAACATACTCCGTAACCTCTCTGCGGTAGGCTGCGCCGTGACCGTCGTGCCCGCTTCCTTCCCCGCGGAGGATGCGCTCGCCATGAAGCCGGACGGCATATTCCTCTCTAACGGCCCCGGCGATCCCGATGCGGTCACTTATGCGAAGGAGACGGTCGGCAAGCTCATCGGCAGAAAGCCCATATTCGGCATCTGCCTCGGCCACCAGATACTTTCTCTCGCGCTCGGCGGAAGCACCTACAAATTGAAGTTCGGCCACAGGGGAGGGAACCAGCCCGTAATGGACCTCACCACCGGCAAGGTCGAGATAACCTCCCAGAACCACGGCTTCGCGGTCGATCTCGACTCTCTCAAGGGCAAGGCCGAGCTTACGCACATTAACCTCAACGACAAAACCTGCGAAGGGATCGCGCTAAAGGACAAGCCCGTATTCTCTGTCCAGTATCATCCAGAAGCGTCTCCCGGCCCGCACGACTCGCAGTACCTCTTCAGGAGGTTCGTGGAGATGATGGAAAGAGCTTGA